In Betaproteobacteria bacterium, one genomic interval encodes:
- a CDS encoding conjugal transfer protein TraH: protein MNSTIIAASLCAGLAAGSLPAAAGDLNAEMQQMFNDLGTVGNVTSPGAFRGQTMNTMTGGNLMMRTPGKNYQLASIALPSLKAGCGGIDVFGGSFSFINKAQFTAMLQNIGANATGYAFQLAIDSISPLIGVNLKDLMDKLQKMNAVNINSCQAAQSLVNGVWGKYDTSMMSGCANITQYLGSVVDRTEGTYNCATQAPGVMNTAAASSDPTQHQANMVRGNVMWEAMSKISTISTDEKEFVMSLVGTYIVRNATTVGANPSVEDKAPTITSIRDFMLGENGGTAASIPIPVYFCNGDAECLNPVVVTRQVKPFSSLVEDRLRSLSNKIKTRTAPTTQDLGFINQTSLPVYKMLAVANSRPDSGIDESLILTYKDLIALDYAETFLRRTLRVGLLALNAPGGRNSLEADKLATLSENVKRAITDISIEKNAILTQLPAIQSVSTHIQNLERQLWSDAPASVKTALDYSRLSSRRWPATPFSPGGVAAPPPPPPPPPPPPPRSAWRRGGGGPPPPPPRGPPPAGGGGPPPPPPPPPPPPPPGGGPPRRPPPPPPLFPPPRRGAPPPRSSLFSARRGRGPPAAAPPPPPGGGGRGGGGGGPAPPPLLPPLRSWRANEPQ, encoded by the coding sequence GTGAATAGCACAATCATTGCCGCCTCACTTTGCGCCGGCTTGGCGGCAGGGTCCCTGCCGGCCGCTGCTGGCGATTTGAATGCCGAGATGCAACAGATGTTCAACGACCTTGGCACGGTCGGCAACGTGACGAGCCCCGGCGCTTTCCGCGGCCAGACCATGAATACCATGACGGGCGGCAATCTGATGATGCGCACGCCCGGCAAAAACTATCAACTGGCGTCGATTGCCTTGCCATCGCTCAAGGCCGGTTGCGGCGGCATCGATGTCTTCGGCGGCTCGTTCAGTTTCATCAATAAGGCGCAGTTCACGGCGATGTTGCAGAACATCGGCGCGAACGCGACCGGTTATGCCTTTCAGCTCGCCATCGATTCGATTTCTCCGCTCATTGGCGTCAACTTAAAAGACCTGATGGACAAGCTGCAGAAGATGAATGCCGTCAATATCAATTCATGCCAGGCCGCGCAAAGCCTGGTGAACGGCGTGTGGGGCAAGTACGACACGTCCATGATGAGCGGCTGCGCGAACATTACGCAATATCTCGGCAGCGTCGTCGACCGCACCGAGGGCACCTATAACTGCGCGACCCAGGCCCCCGGTGTGATGAATACCGCTGCTGCCAGCAGTGATCCCACTCAGCATCAGGCCAACATGGTACGTGGCAACGTCATGTGGGAAGCCATGAGCAAGATTTCAACCATTTCCACGGATGAAAAAGAATTCGTGATGAGTCTCGTCGGGACTTATATCGTTCGCAACGCCACCACGGTGGGCGCCAACCCCAGTGTCGAAGATAAAGCGCCGACGATTACCTCGATCCGTGACTTCATGCTGGGGGAAAACGGCGGCACGGCGGCGTCGATTCCCATTCCCGTGTATTTCTGCAATGGTGACGCGGAATGCCTCAATCCGGTGGTGGTAACACGCCAGGTAAAGCCCTTCTCCTCTTTGGTGGAGGATCGCCTTCGCAGCCTCTCCAACAAGATTAAAACGCGCACCGCACCGACCACACAGGACCTTGGTTTCATCAACCAGACCAGTTTGCCGGTTTATAAGATGCTGGCCGTGGCCAACTCGCGCCCGGATTCCGGTATCGATGAAAGTCTGATCCTGACGTACAAGGATCTCATCGCGCTGGATTATGCCGAAACCTTCCTGCGTCGGACATTGCGGGTGGGCTTGCTCGCACTGAATGCGCCAGGCGGCCGAAACAGCCTGGAGGCGGACAAATTGGCCACGCTGTCCGAGAACGTCAAGCGCGCGATCACCGATATTTCCATCGAGAAAAACGCCATCCTCACGCAGCTGCCCGCGATTCAATCCGTCTCCACGCATATCCAGAATTTAGAGCGCCAACTCTGGAGTGATGCGCCGGCCTCGGTGAAGACGGCGCTCGATTACAGCCGCTTATCTAGCCGCAGATGGCCCGCCACCCCTTTCTCTCCCGGCGGGGTGGCGGCGCCCCCCCCCCCCCCCCCCCCCCCCCCCCCCCCTCCCCCCCGCTCGGCGTGGCGGCGGGGGGGGGGGGGCCCGCCCCCCCCCCCGCCCCGGGGCCCCCCCCCGGCGGGGGGGGGGGGCCCGCCGCCCCCCCCCCCCCCCCCCCCCCCCCCCCCCCCCCCGGGGGGGGGGCCCCCTCGCCGCCCCCCCCCCCCCCCCCCTCTTTTCCCCCCCCCCCGCCGCGGGGCTCCCCCCCCCCGCTCGTCCCTCTTTTCCGCCAGGAGGGGGAGGGGCCCGCCGGCGGCCGCCCCCCCCCCCCCCCCGGGGGGCGGCGGGCGGGGGGGTGGGGGCGGCGGCCCGGCCCCCCCGCCGCTCCTTCCCCCCCTCCGCAGTTGGCGGGCTAATGAGCCTCAGTAG